The nucleotide window ATGCGGATGCTCATGAACAACCTGCACCCCGACGTGGCCGAAAACCCGCACGAGCTGGTGGTTTATGGTGGAATCGGGCGCGCCGCGCGGACTTGGGATGACTTCGACCGCATCGTCGCGGGGCTAAAGGACCTCGAGGATGACGAGACGCTGGTGGTGCAGTCGGGCAAGCCGGTGGCCATCGTGAAAACCCATGCGGACGCGCCGCGCGTTCTGATCGCCAATTCCAATATCGTGCCGCATTGGGCCAACTGGGACCATTTCAACGAACTCGATAAGAAGGGCCTGATGATGTACGGCCAGATGACGGCCGGGTCGTGGATCTATATCGGGTCGCAAGGTATCGTGCAGGGCACATACGAGACCTTTGCCGAAGCCGGGCGTCAGCATTACGACGGAGACCTGACCGGCAAGTGGATACTGACCGGCGGCTTGGGCGGCATGGGTGGGGCACAGCCCTTGGCCGCGGTGATGGCGGGTGCGTGCTGTCTGGCGGTGGAGTGCAACCCGGACAGCATAGATTTCCGCCTGCGCACGCGGTATGTCGATGAGAAGACGGACAGCCTCGACGAGGCGCTGGAGATGATAGACCGCTGGACCAAGGCGGGCGAGGCCAAGTCGGTGGCGCTGCTGGGCAATGCGGCGGATATCTTTCCCGAGATTCACAAGCGCGGCGTGCGGCCTAATATCGTGACCGACCAGACCAGCGCGCATGACCCGGTGAACGGCTACCTGCCGCGGGGCTGGGGCATGGCCGAGTGGCGCGAGAAGCGCGAGAGCGATCCCAAGGCGGTCGAAAAAGCCTCGCGCGCGTCGATGAAGGTGCATGTGAAGGCGATGGTGGATTTCTGGAACGACGGGGTGCCGACGCTGGATTACGGCAACAACATCCGGCAGGTCGCGCAGGAGGAGGGGCTGGAGAATGCCTTTGCCTTCCCGGGTTTCGTGCCCGCCTACATCCGGCCCTTGTTCTGCAAGGGGATTGGGCCGTTCCGCTGGTGTGCGCTGTCGGGCGATCCCGAGGACATCTACAAGACCGACCAGGCGATGAAGGAATTGTTTCCCGAGAACGAGAAGCTGCACACGTGGCTGGACATGGCGCGCGAGCGGATTTCCTTTCAGGGGTTGCCCGCGCGGATTTGCTGGATCGGGTTGGGCGACCGGCATCGCGCCGGGCTGAAGTTCAACGAGATGGTGGCCAGCGGCGAGTTGAAGGCACCCGTGGTGATCGGGCGCGACCACCTCGATAGTGGCTCGGTGGCCAGCCCGAACCGCGAGACGGAAGCGATGAAGGACGGCTCGGACGCGGTAAGCGACTGGCCGCTGCTGAACGCGCTGGTGAATACCGCGAGCGGCGCGACCTGGGTCAGCCTGCATCACGGCGGCGGCGTCGGCATGGGCTTCAGCCAGCACGCGGGTGTCGTGATCGTGGCGGACGGCACGCCGGAGGCCGCGAAACGGCTGGAGCGTGTGCTGTGGAACGATCCGGCCTCGGGCGTGTGGCGTCATGCGGATGCGGGATATGAGACCGCGATCGACTGCGCGAAGGATCACGGGCTGCGCTTGCCGGGTATTCTGGGGAATTGAGGAATGCACTACGCTCCCGGACAGGAAGACTGCCCGCTGCCGTTTTCGCCTTTCAAGAGCTGTACGGTGCCGCGGCCTATCGGCTGGCTATCGACGGTCAGCGTGGACGGCGTGCACAACCTGGCGCCCTACAGCCAGTGGCAGAACCTGACCTTCGATCCGCCGATGGTGATGTTCGCGGCCAACCAGTACCCCGACGGGCGGCGCAAGGACACGGTGATCAACGCGGAAGAGACCGGCTGGTTCGTGTGGAACATGGCGACATTTGAGTTGCGCGAGGCGGTCAACATCTCGGCCATGGCCGTGCCGCCGGAAGAGGAGGAGTTCGATGCGGCGGGTGTCACCCGCGCGGCCTGCATCGACGCGCCGGGGATGCGCGTGGCCGAAAGCCCGGCGCATTTCGAGTGCCGCTATCTTTCGACGCATCGCCTGCGCGGCGACA belongs to Roseovarius sp. THAF27 and includes:
- the hutU gene encoding urocanate hydratase, whose amino-acid sequence is MTNPRHNLRDIYPPTGTEITAKSWQAEAAMRMLMNNLHPDVAENPHELVVYGGIGRAARTWDDFDRIVAGLKDLEDDETLVVQSGKPVAIVKTHADAPRVLIANSNIVPHWANWDHFNELDKKGLMMYGQMTAGSWIYIGSQGIVQGTYETFAEAGRQHYDGDLTGKWILTGGLGGMGGAQPLAAVMAGACCLAVECNPDSIDFRLRTRYVDEKTDSLDEALEMIDRWTKAGEAKSVALLGNAADIFPEIHKRGVRPNIVTDQTSAHDPVNGYLPRGWGMAEWREKRESDPKAVEKASRASMKVHVKAMVDFWNDGVPTLDYGNNIRQVAQEEGLENAFAFPGFVPAYIRPLFCKGIGPFRWCALSGDPEDIYKTDQAMKELFPENEKLHTWLDMARERISFQGLPARICWIGLGDRHRAGLKFNEMVASGELKAPVVIGRDHLDSGSVASPNRETEAMKDGSDAVSDWPLLNALVNTASGATWVSLHHGGGVGMGFSQHAGVVIVADGTPEAAKRLERVLWNDPASGVWRHADAGYETAIDCAKDHGLRLPGILGN
- a CDS encoding flavin reductase family protein, whose product is MHYAPGQEDCPLPFSPFKSCTVPRPIGWLSTVSVDGVHNLAPYSQWQNLTFDPPMVMFAANQYPDGRRKDTVINAEETGWFVWNMATFELREAVNISAMAVPPEEEEFDAAGVTRAACIDAPGMRVAESPAHFECRYLSTHRLRGDSNAGWVDVVFGQVARIHVDDAVLTPEGKLNIAKIQPIARMGYYDYTCIKDVFEMRIPNASDAAEDGLEGKA